AACGTCCGTACGATCGGAACCCAGCGCCACGGGGCAATGCTTGAATGCAACCAGCAGCACATAACAAATCCTTCTGACCACACGATATTGCGGACGACCAGACAGCGTGAGTCATGTGAGTTGCAACACGCGTTCCCTGGTATCAAAAAACAGCCGCTGAGAAATACGGCTCGTGAATGACTGGTCGTGCGATCAGCACGAACGGAACGACTGGTACGTATCAGCAACCATCATTGATGGCAACGAACCTCATCGCGCAGAGAGCAGAATACAATCTGCCGAGATCCGAGGGGTCTAGAAATGATTTGATACGTCCGACGCTTGCGGCGATTGTGCGTTGACGGGGCCTTCAGCTGGGCGCGCGCCTAGTTGAGGCGGCGGGATAGCCTAGCTTCACAGTTTCCATCGGATGAAAGGTGGCGCAACAAAAAACCGCCGAGCACCCACCGGCGGTGTCGGCGGTTGTTGGGTCGCTGAACGGATAACGGCGCTTCCGTTAGCTCAAAACGCCAGCCAATTCGATGGTGCTCAGAGTGTAACAAAGGCGGCACCGTGTCGCCTTCAAAAAGAAGTCCCCGGCCAGCCTACGGTTGCTCGGCTGGCTGGGGTCCGGCGGCTTGCGAACTTCCGCCTAGAGTGCAATGGCAACGTGAAAAAATTGCCCGGCCGGGTCCATCGGCGAACGTCCCCGGCCGGGTGAATAAGAACATCCCTGTCCCACTCAGAGAACGAGCCTAGCAGATGAGGTTGCGCGCACGGAAGAGGTGAACGATTCGCTAAATGCGGGCGCAAAAAAGAGGGCCGCCGGAATCAAGTTAAAAATTCCGGCGGCCCGCGCGATATTCGCCATTGGGAAGGTGCGAGCAACCCATTGACGAGAGACAGCGATTGCTTGACTCTACGGCTTAGTCGGCTCGGCTGGCGGGGGATTCTCACCGGATTTTTCGACCGTTGTCGTCACCGTCGTGGTGGTCTCGCCTCGGCTGAAAGTTCAAGCACGGATCGTCGTCGAATGCATCAGTTTTTAATATCGATGGATTCCAGCGGCGTTTCTGCCGGCCCCGCGATGACGTCCCCATTGGGTTGGAAACGCGAACCGTGGCAGGGGCAGTCCCAAGTTTGTTCGGCCGAATTCCAACGCACCAAACAGCCCATGTGCGTGCAGTACGCGGAAACTGTTGTGAGCTGGCCTTTCTTATCGCGGGAGCAGGCCACGCGTTGTCCGTTTAACGTCAGGATCTGACCTTCGCCGTTGGAAATGTCATCCGTCGAATCAGCCCTTGCACCGCGCAGGCGGTCTCGCACGAAGTAGTACGGATAGTCGAGGTTCTCCAGCAAGTAATCCCAGGCCCCACCCCGGATCGACTTGCGGTCGACGGCAAAGAGCTCAGCCCAAGGGTTTTGTCGCTCCATCACGCGGTCGCAGGCCATCATCGCGGCGAGCGTTCCGAAAGTCATGCCGTTGCCGCTGAAGCCCGTGGCAACGAATTGGTGAGGAGCCGTTTCTCCGATGAACGGTAATCCGTCGTGCGTTTCGATGACCTGGCCTGACCACCGCCGATCAGGCTTTGCTGCCGGCACAACTTCCTTCAGTTTGCCGAGGAGGGCTGCGAAGCGATCTCCGGTCTCCGCCTCTTGCCCAGTTTTATGATCCTCTCCACCGAAAATGAGATAGTCCTCTTTCTCGCCAGCCTCGACGCGGAGGTAGTAATACGGGTCGGACGTGTCCCAAAAGCAAGCCTCGGGAAGTGTTCCCTTTTTCACCGTCGCGCCAATGGCGTACGACGAATATGGGTAGAGTTTGGTTTGGAACAACGTCGCCTTCACTAGCCCCGTCGCTCCCATGAGCGGGACATGCGTAGCGATGACCACATAGTCTGCTTGAAGGGTGCACTTACCCACGACGAGTTGCAGCGGGTCAGTCTGGACTTCGGTAACTTCGCTCTCTTCGAAAACGCGAGAGCCGTTGCCTACGACGATGTCCGCGAGCGCTGCAAGGTACTTCAGCGGATCAAACTTGGCTTGGTTCGGGAAGCTAATGCCGGGGCGTTCGCAATAGGGAACGGAATCCAAGTATCGAACGGGAAAGCCCAGCTTTTGCCCAATTTCGGCCTCCTTCTGCAGCGCCGCCCGTTCGTCTACTTGCGAACTCCAGGCGGAATGCAGATATCCTGGCACCCGGCGAAAATCGCAGTCGATGTTGCGTTGGGAGACATTGGATTCGATCAGGTTGATCGCTGCTTGCCCACCGCGAAGCGTGAGTGCCGCGGCTTCCTCGCCAAAAGTCTCTGTCAGTTCTGAAAGTCGCAGATCGGTTTGGTAGGTCAGATGCGCCGTCGTCGCGCCCGTATCGCCCATTCCTAGCCGGTCTCGCTCAACTACGCAGACGCGCTTCCCGGATTGTTTGAGCAAATGGGCAGCAGTGATGCCGGTAATCCCACCGCCAATGATGGCGACATCGAAGTGCTCGTTTTTCGCGACTTTCGGATAGCGGGCAGACGAGGCTTTCCACGGAGAACCAGTTTTCACGACGGTCACCTTGGCTCGGTCAATTGAAGTCGACGCTACGGCGTGACATTTGCAAATGGTGTGCCGACTCGCATGGAGAGTCTACCCTGCCCAAAAATGCGGCCATCGGGATATGAGATCGGTTATGTGAGGAGACAAGTAGATCGGAACAGTTCCCCAGCACACTATGAGGATTGGCCACGACCAATGAGCTCGCTGCAATTCGACTATTCACTGGATTTCAACAGCACCGACTTCCGAGCGCACCCTGAGCTGTACCGAAGCGGCAAAGGGGAGCAGGGAGTGCTGCTGGTGCAGCCGTACAAGAATGAGATCCTGCCGCATTGGCGATTCAAAAACGTGCGCGAGGCGATTCAATCGTCAGCCGCGATTTACGAGTTGTTCCTCGGCTACCTAAGAGCAGAAGACTTCCCTGGTGAGGATATGGCTCGCAAGTATTTGCAAATGGGTTGGACGCGAGCGCGCCGTTACGCGAATCACAAAGGCGGACGGAAGTACGACCGGGAATCGGGCGCGGAACTGCCAAGGAAACCAGACCCGGAGAAGGCCCAGGCGGCGGCCATCTTTTACGAGCAGTATGTCGCCGCTCGCAGTCACCCTGAATACTTGCGACAGCGAGAGCGACATCGGAACGCGTATGAGACGCATTCGGACCCCCCGACAGGAAATGCACCGGCGCAAGACTCGCGTCGTTGAAATTTCTCCAGCCGCATCGCAGCTGCCTTCGTCTCGCTTAAGTGACACCGACGAGTCGCCATATCTTTGAAACCGCACCATCGCGCGGGCAAACGAAAGGTGGTTGGGGCCAGTTCGATCAGAGTTGGTTGGAGCAATTCCACACCGACACTCGGACAGTTAGTTGACGTGAATATTCGTCCACTCTCCGCTGCCTATTTCGCCTAATTCCGCAGTTTGGCACGCCGCATGCTAGCACTTCGCAGCTAGCAACAATCGGGGGTGCCGCAATGCCACATTTCAGTTGGAAAACGTTGATTCGTTTGAGCCTCGTGACGGTTCCTGTCCGAGGCTACAACGCGAGCTTGCCTGGCGACGGAGAGCTCCATTTCAATCAATTGCACAAATCCTGCAAGAATCGGATTCGGTATACGAAGACGTGCCCGGTGCATGGTGAAGTTAGCAACGATGAAATCGTCTCTGGATATGAGTACGCCAAGGGGCAATACGCCGTCATCGATCGCAAGGAACTGGATGAGCTGCGTCCTTCGCAAGATCGAGAGATTGCCCTCGACACGTTCGTTCCGATGCACGCGATTGCCCCCCTCTATTTGGATGGACGCAACTACTACTTGATTCCCGACGGAAAAGTCGCGGAGAAGGCGTATCGCGTGCTCTTTCGCGCAATGGAGGCGAGCCAAGTGGCAGCCATGGCGGAAGGGGTGGTCGCCGGCAAAGAAGAGTTGATGCTGTTATGGCCCAGCCAGAAAGTCCTCGTGTTGTCCATGTTGCATCATCAGGCGGAGTTGCGACAGCCGGCAGATTTGGAAGAACATCTCGGCGAAGGCGAAGTGAAAAAGGAAGAACTTCGCTTGGCGCAGTCACTGATTTCAGCATCTGTGACGGATGAATTCGATGTCGGCAAGTACAAGGACAGCCATCTTGCCGACGTCAAAAAGCTCATCGCTGCGAAAGTGAAAGGCAAGAAAGTCGCAATTCCTGACGTACCAGATCAGGGGCCAGCCGTGATCAATATTCTCGATGCACTTAAGAGGAGTCTGGCCAATGGGGGAAAAAAGCGACCCACCGCTAAGGCACGCTCCGCGCGATCGAGCGCGAGGCGAAAGCGGGCATGAGTCGATCTGCTGTGGGACCGCGACGTTTGGTGAAACTCAACTTTAACGTGCGGAAGTGAACCCGTGGGGTTAGTCGAATATCGCCGCAAACGAGACTTCAGCACAACATCCGAACCGAAGGGCGATGTCCGCAAATCCCAGGGAGCCCTTTCGTTCGTCATTCAAAAACATGCCGCAACCCATCTGCACTACGATTTTCGGCTGGAGTTCGACGGCGTTCTGAAGAGCTGGGCCGTTCCCAAAGGCCCCGACTTGAATCCAGCCACGAAACGTCTGGCGATGCACGTTGAAGATCATCCCGTGGAGTACGGTAAGTTTGAGGGCATCATCCCGCAGGGTCAGTATGGTGGGCGGGCAGTGCTGCTGTGGGATCGCGGCACGTGGGAACCTATGGGCGATCCCAAACGCGGCTTCCGTGACGGAAGCTTGAAATTCGTGCTGCACGGGGAAAAGCTCCAGGGAAACTGGATGCTGGTACGCAGAGGCGGTCGTGCAGGGGATGCAGACGAACGTCATTGGTTTCTATTCAAGGAGCGCGACAAGTTCGCGAAGGCTACCGGCAAGTCAATCACGGAACAGAAGCCGCTGAGTGTCGCCAGTGGCAGGACCATGGAACAAATCGCCGAAGCTGCGGATCGCGTATGGGGTTCAACGGCAGTGAAAGAACATGCGTCACGCAAGGTGGTCCGAACGAAGACGAATTCCACCCAGACGGCATCGGCGGAGTTCGCCGGAGTCGAACTCACGCACCCCGACAAGGTCCTTTACCCCGATCAAGGCCTCACCAAGGCAGATCTCGCCCGTTACTACTTATCAGTGGCGGACTGGATTCTTCCTCAGGTGGTTCATCGGCCGCTGGCGCTAGTCCGCTGCCCAGCGGGAAGCAAGAAGCCGTGTTTTTTTCAAAAGCACCCTGGGGAAGGGGCATCCGAACATCTGAAGAGAGTTGATGTTTCTGAGTCGAATGAGCCCAACCAGAACATGATGCTGGCGGACGCGGCAGGCCTTATCTCGTTGGTTCAAATGGGAGTGTTGGAAATCCACGTTTGGGGGGCGCGAAGTCGCTCCCTGGAAAAGCCAGATCGGCTGGTGTTTGACTTGGATCCGGATCCGAACCTGCAGTGGCCGCAGGTGATCACTGCGGCACGAGAGGTTCGCTTGTTTCTGCAAGAGCTTGGGCTCGAATCCTTTGTCAAGACGACCGGCGGTAAGGGCTTACATTTAGTGGTGCCTGTGCAATCGAGACTTGGTTGGGACGAGAGCAAAGCGTTTTGCCGCCGTGTCGCCGAGTTGCTGGAGGAAGCTGCTCCCGATCGTTACATTTCTACCATGAGCAAGGCCGCTAGAAAAGGAAAGATCTTCGTCGACTACCTGCGAAACGGGCGAGGGGCGACGGCCGTGGCGGCGTACTCCACCCGGGCTCGGGACGGCGCACCTATCAGTGTGCCGTTGGCCTGGGACGAGTTGAGTCCGCGATTGCGCTCGGACTACTTTACAATTCAGAATCTTCCGGCACGGCTGCAG
Above is a window of Planctomycetia bacterium DNA encoding:
- a CDS encoding FAD-dependent oxidoreductase; translation: MKTGSPWKASSARYPKVAKNEHFDVAIIGGGITGITAAHLLKQSGKRVCVVERDRLGMGDTGATTAHLTYQTDLRLSELTETFGEEAAALTLRGGQAAINLIESNVSQRNIDCDFRRVPGYLHSAWSSQVDERAALQKEAEIGQKLGFPVRYLDSVPYCERPGISFPNQAKFDPLKYLAALADIVVGNGSRVFEESEVTEVQTDPLQLVVGKCTLQADYVVIATHVPLMGATGLVKATLFQTKLYPYSSYAIGATVKKGTLPEACFWDTSDPYYYLRVEAGEKEDYLIFGGEDHKTGQEAETGDRFAALLGKLKEVVPAAKPDRRWSGQVIETHDGLPFIGETAPHQFVATGFSGNGMTFGTLAAMMACDRVMERQNPWAELFAVDRKSIRGGAWDYLLENLDYPYYFVRDRLRGARADSTDDISNGEGQILTLNGQRVACSRDKKGQLTTVSAYCTHMGCLVRWNSAEQTWDCPCHGSRFQPNGDVIAGPAETPLESIDIKN
- a CDS encoding DUF4385 domain-containing protein, whose product is MSSLQFDYSLDFNSTDFRAHPELYRSGKGEQGVLLVQPYKNEILPHWRFKNVREAIQSSAAIYELFLGYLRAEDFPGEDMARKYLQMGWTRARRYANHKGGRKYDRESGAELPRKPDPEKAQAAAIFYEQYVAARSHPEYLRQRERHRNAYETHSDPPTGNAPAQDSRR
- a CDS encoding Ku protein, whose product is MPHFSWKTLIRLSLVTVPVRGYNASLPGDGELHFNQLHKSCKNRIRYTKTCPVHGEVSNDEIVSGYEYAKGQYAVIDRKELDELRPSQDREIALDTFVPMHAIAPLYLDGRNYYLIPDGKVAEKAYRVLFRAMEASQVAAMAEGVVAGKEELMLLWPSQKVLVLSMLHHQAELRQPADLEEHLGEGEVKKEELRLAQSLISASVTDEFDVGKYKDSHLADVKKLIAAKVKGKKVAIPDVPDQGPAVINILDALKRSLANGGKKRPTAKARSARSSARRKRA
- the ligD gene encoding non-homologous end-joining DNA ligase: MGLVEYRRKRDFSTTSEPKGDVRKSQGALSFVIQKHAATHLHYDFRLEFDGVLKSWAVPKGPDLNPATKRLAMHVEDHPVEYGKFEGIIPQGQYGGRAVLLWDRGTWEPMGDPKRGFRDGSLKFVLHGEKLQGNWMLVRRGGRAGDADERHWFLFKERDKFAKATGKSITEQKPLSVASGRTMEQIAEAADRVWGSTAVKEHASRKVVRTKTNSTQTASAEFAGVELTHPDKVLYPDQGLTKADLARYYLSVADWILPQVVHRPLALVRCPAGSKKPCFFQKHPGEGASEHLKRVDVSESNEPNQNMMLADAAGLISLVQMGVLEIHVWGARSRSLEKPDRLVFDLDPDPNLQWPQVITAAREVRLFLQELGLESFVKTTGGKGLHLVVPVQSRLGWDESKAFCRRVAELLEEAAPDRYISTMSKAARKGKIFVDYLRNGRGATAVAAYSTRARDGAPISVPLAWDELSPRLRSDYFTIQNLPARLQRLKLDPWAALPTLKQSLTKSMLKRLGVDE